Below is a genomic region from Salinirussus salinus.
TGCTTGCAAAGGTATCATAACTCGAAGTTAGAACAGTGCGTGAACACCTTTTCTTTGATATCTTCTATCTCATTCTCGGCTGCGGTGAGCTCAGTCGCGTCTGTAAGTTGCTCAATCAGGTCTCCATATAATCCATGATCTGCAATGGTCTCATTTGTATCCTCATAAAGCAAAATTGTGTTCTCGGAGCGGGTAGAGTATGCCAGGGCCCAAAACTGGAGTGCTTCTATCACAGGCTCATTGAGAACCTGCGGGTCAGAAAAATCATCGCAGTGGGACTGGTGCAAGAATAAAAATGCTACGCCATCCACATCTTCGATGACATCTGAAGGTTCAGCAGAATTATCCAACTTACCCGGCTCTTCTGTATCGATACCATGGGATTGCAGGTACTTATTTACACCAGTAACAATCGCCCCGCACTGGCCATAGATGGGGCCGATAACTTGGATGCAAATAGCCCGCTTAGAAGCGAACGGGGGGAATCTTTCGCCGGCACCCATTTACTTCTTATCCGATTAGTCTGAGCCCACATTAATCTGTACATTGTCTCTATCGACACAATTTAGTCAATCGGCTCAAAACAAGTTGATCCGATGAGCGATCAGCGTGCCCATTACGCGAAGAAATTCCCAAAGAAGGCCAGGTTGGCTGTCGATGGGCTAGGCGGGAGAGAGCAGTCAGGATACGCTGTTATGATGCTCTTGGTTGAGGAAGGAAGCCTCCGGTTCAACGAAATCTGCGATCATTTAGACATGCACTCACAGAGTGTAAACAACACTCTTGATGACCTACAAAGAGGTGGTCTGATAAAGAAAGAGGTAGGTGACAAAATAGGGGACCAGTCTACTGGACAGTATACAATTACAAACTTCGGGGATCGAGTACTTGATAGTCTCTACCAAGCGGCGGACCCTGAGGCGGATATAGGTACCCACAAGACACTCAAAGAAGCCATCGCTGACTCCCCGCAAGAAAGCCTGCAACGTGTTGCAGCAGAGCTTGACGATCCTGGCATTGAACTCTATTCGACAATCTTGGAAGCCGATAGTGCCGGTGGGAGTCTACTCAATCAGGTAGCCCGGCGGTCCGGACAATATGAAGAGGAGGATGGGAATGACCCATTGCAAATGAGAGATCACTCAACCCGTGACTTGATAGATGTTAACCAAGACGGGCAAACTAGTATAGAAGAAGACAAACCACCAGCCCATCAAGCACCAGTTGAACAGACTGCGACTGTGCAGGGGAAGCCAATCAGCGGTGAAACGCCGATCACCCGAACGCGTCAAGAGGAGAGTGCTTGATTAATGCCAGACAAAGCTGAGTATAACGCTGCTCTCTCTCAAATAAAATCGTACGCCGACGACTTTGACGTGGATCTACATGACGAAATCAAGCAGGAACATGAGGATTATGGAGAAGTCACACACATCGTGTTAGAAGAAGACGAGCAGAGATTCTATATAAGTGGGTTGAAAGAAAAGGAGTACTTTGGGGTTCGTTATCCTTTCGGCGTGATCGGATTTATTTCCAATGGGCTGTCAGAGGAAGACGCTGAGCAAATTCTGAAACACCACGAAGTGAGCAAAGAACTCCAAGAATCGGAGGATGAGACCAGAGCAGCTGCATGGGCTTTAATAAAGGATGCCGATAGAGAGAAACTTGGAAGGCTGGCAGATGAACTAACAATGATGACGTCTGCAGGCTTAACGAGGGTCGAGATCCAGAGGGAAAACGAGGTTCCATTCACTGGTTTTGAATTAACAACATTCATGTTCCCATATGAGTCAGATTTCAACCTCAGAAGATTCGGAAATGCTATCCAACGAATTACCTCGGTCGGACTTAGAGCCTCGAAAGTTGTCCAAACTTCTATTTTGTTAGTGGATCCGGATGAGACAGATGCTGAAACGGATGAATTCAAGTTAGATATCGATTCCAGCGTATAAACCCCAGCACGCTAATCGATATCCCAGAGGTTAACGGGCAGGTCTCATATCATCCTCGCAGCACCCGATCCACCGTCGGCCGCGGCTGGTGGGCCGCGTCGAGGTCGCCGTCCAGGTACCGCAGGCCCGCCTCGGTCAGCTCGTAGCTGTGTAGCCCGCTCGTGTCGACCAGTCCCGCGTGCCGCAGGTAGGCCAGGCGCTCGCCGACGTGCGCCGCACTTACCTTCTCGAAGGTCTCGTTGGCGATGAGTGCCGGCCGGGCGCGGCCGTTCTCGCAAAGGTATTCGAGGATCCGCTCATCTTCTCGCTTCATCCAGCAGGCGCTTTGCCTGTCCATGTTCAGATGCTACCCGGGGACTGCACCCCGTTCTCGTCGTCGGCCATCTCATCGTCGGGGATCTCGTCAGGTTCGTTTTCGTAGGTCGATATCTCCTCGTCGAGGTACCCCTCACCGCGCTCCGTGATTACGTACACGCCGTTGCCCAGCGGCCGTAAGAGGAGGTGCTCCGCGAGTTTCTGGCAGCGGCGAGAAACATGCGGCCGGGAAATCCGGATACCCTCCTGCTCGGCGATTTCTCCGACCGAGGCGCCTTCATTTGCCCGGACATACTCCAAGATCCGGTCGTCCCATAGCGTCATCCACGAGCCCGAACGTCTCATTGATTACGTGAATGACCCCATCTTACCTATATATCGTCTTTATTACTCCTAAAAACAATCTGTGCTTAGGCAAACTACCGTTACATTTACGTACACAGCTTACGTCGTACAGGACAGGAACCGCTCAGGCTGGGCAAAGGCAGTGCTGCTCGGTTACTGATGCCGGGCCTGCGTTGCAGCGCAGGCCCGAAAAGGCGGTTCCGGTGATAGGATGACAGCCGAAACCCGCACGGGGCGCTTGCCCCGTACCGACAGAGACGCATCGCCCGTCAATAAATCCCGGTATCAACCGCGGTTCCCACCGCGGTGCCCACCAGCAGCGGGGACTATCCCGCGGCGGTCCCACGGAGGGCGGTGCGCATGACCTACAGCGCCTACGCCCTGAGCGGCCATCTCGTCATCGGCGAAGGTAACAGCCTCGGCGAACTCGACGAGCGCGGCGCGTGGGTCGCCAGCAGCCACGTCGTGGAGGTGCGGGCATGAGCGCCGTCCCAGCGGACAGCCGTATCCCGGCCGGCTACGTTCACGACCCGCACGACCCGGACTACTACATCGAGCGGTGTCCGGACTGTGGCAGCCGCGAGAAGCGCCACAAGCACCCCGGACGGACCGAGTGCGGGACCTGCAACCGTCTCTGCGGCGTTACGCCGGTCAGCCGGGCCAGCGACCCCGAGAAGTCGGACAAGCAGACGGTGATGACCGACGGGGGACGAGACACCAGGGACGACGAGCGTCCCGAGGTCACCGACGACGAGTTTCTCCAGGCCGTCGAAACGCTCGGCCGCGTCAAGGAACAGGTCGCCGAGCTGACCGCGGCGTTCGAGTCCATCGATACCGGGCTCACGCAAACCGACACGGTGGCCCTGCTGTACGGCCGCCGCAACGGACTCAACAAGACGACAGCCGAGGAGGCGTTTCAGACCCTTTCGGACATCGGCTCGAAGAGTGATCGCGAACTCGTTGTGCGGCTGCTCAGCCAGTACAGCGACCTGAACCTCTCCGAGTCCGAGGAGTTCCTGAGCGAGGTAGAGACCCTGC
It encodes:
- a CDS encoding winged helix-turn-helix domain-containing protein, which translates into the protein MRRSGSWMTLWDDRILEYVRANEGASVGEIAEQEGIRISRPHVSRRCQKLAEHLLLRPLGNGVYVITERGEGYLDEEISTYENEPDEIPDDEMADDENGVQSPGSI
- a CDS encoding MarR family transcriptional regulator; translated protein: MSDQRAHYAKKFPKKARLAVDGLGGREQSGYAVMMLLVEEGSLRFNEICDHLDMHSQSVNNTLDDLQRGGLIKKEVGDKIGDQSTGQYTITNFGDRVLDSLYQAADPEADIGTHKTLKEAIADSPQESLQRVAAELDDPGIELYSTILEADSAGGSLLNQVARRSGQYEEEDGNDPLQMRDHSTRDLIDVNQDGQTSIEEDKPPAHQAPVEQTATVQGKPISGETPITRTRQEESA